From a region of the Rhinopithecus roxellana isolate Shanxi Qingling chromosome 8, ASM756505v1, whole genome shotgun sequence genome:
- the LOC115899120 gene encoding eukaryotic translation initiation factor 1, giving the protein MSAIQNLHSFDPFADASKGDDLLPAGTEDYIHIRIQQRNGRKTLTTVQGIADDYDKKKLVKAFKKKFACNGTVIEHPEYGEVIQLQGDQRKNICQFLVEIGLAKDDQLKVHGF; this is encoded by the coding sequence ATGTCCGCTATCCAGAACCTCCACTCTTTCGACCCCTTTGCTGATGCAAGTAAGGGTGATGACCTGCTTCCTGCTGGCACTGAGGATTATATCCATATAAGAATTCAACAGAGAAACGGCAGGAAGACCCTTACTACTGTCCAAGGGATCGCTGATGATTACGATAAAAAGAAACTAGTGAAGGCGTTTAAGAAGAAGTTTGCCTGCAATGGTACTGTAATTGAGCATCCAGAATACGGAGAAGTAATTCAGCTACAGGGTGACCAACGCAAGAACATATGCCAGTTCCTCGTAGAGATTGGACTGGCCAAGGACGATCAGCTGAAGGTTCATGGGTTTTAA